The genomic window TATTTAACATCTTTATAAGTTGCTGAGCATGTGCTTTCCTGCACTGTTTGGCATCAAAATCATACATGTACTTAAACAGATGGTAAAAATGTTCAGATTTCAAACCAAGTACCTCTTCTCCCTAATTCCAATGTTCTTGCTAGTTAAAGCTAAGCAAGAACCAAGTCTCCTCCCGCTGGAAGAAAAAGAGAGCCCTCCATCCACACTTAGtgctttttttcatattcatGGCTCTTCCATTGAAAATAGTGGCTATCctaatgttttttaattatttcatgcaATGCTGCAGATTTAGGATTACATATCGTCTTCTGTGGCAGCAATATTTCTCCCTGTTGCCAATAATGATTGCCATGTCAATTAAAGTAGAGCAAAGTGCTCTTGGTGATGGGCCAGGGAATTCAGCTTCAGGAAGCAAAGCAGTCATCTAGCTCCCTTTCTGCAAGTGTAAGTAGCTGGCAAAGACTATTTATTCTACGTGAAAATGGAGAGAACTAAAAATGTAGCCATTTGTTCTTTTCTTACTTTAACcttcaacattttaaaagactttattcATTTAGAGTAATTCAATTGTATCCAATGTGTCCCAAATTCCGGTACAGCCTCTCTTACTCCCAGTCTATGCCTTTGCACCCAGTGAAAATCTATCATTAAAAGGAAGTCAAAAAGAGGCTGTACTATCACGGTTTAAAATCATCAACTTTCCTCAGACTTTTAACATTGCCAATTCTGAACCCTTTAGACCACCTATGAGTCACAAGCACTTGAGAAAATTTCAAGGAATGTTACTTTCTCCAACAACCTGGATACTTTCCCATACGAGTTTGAACAGTTCCAGGCGTTGTTGTCAAGTCCAAAGTATTTGGTTCGgaagggtttttgttgttgttgttttccgtTTTGTGATAACCCTTTCTCACTTGATCCAGGCTTTAAGATAGGCTGGAaagaagatgggggagggagtggtgATCGGAGTAGTACTGAGACTGAGGAATCTGATAGCCAAGCGGAAGGAGAGAAATGGACTTTTCAACCCTTCTCGATAGGAGCTGTGAACCGGGACTAAAAGATCAGCAAAGAAAAGGATTGAACTTCAAGTTCAAGGGCTGGGACTAAGTTAAAGAATAAGATGGGCTATTATAGACCAGAAGTCATAACAGAAGGTGTCTCTGAGGAACGAAGGAGGTGGTGGAGGTGGAGGGCGAAGTGATAAAATAATATCCCTCGGGGAtgcagggaagggggaggagggagagagggtgtCCAAATGGTTCATTCCCGACAGAAGACGTACTCGGTGTAGCTGGTCCAGATCTTGTCTTCACTCTGGTCTGTGCTGCTGGCAAAGGCGCAGGTGCCCGTGGAGCTGCAGGCCACCATGTGGAAGCCGGACTCGGAAAGCTTGTCGAAGGCCTGCTCCAGAAAGTTGAACTTGAGGTAGTAGCGAGACGTGTAGCGCTCTGGGGGCCGGTCGGGGTCTCGGCTCTCATTGAGGGTCTCCCCGAACACCTCCTTGGCCAGAGATGTCTTGCCACACACCGTGATCCTCGCCACCCGCCGGAACTTGGCATCCGCCTGCGCGTCCCTCCCGATGGTATAGGAGCCCCGGTAGCCGATGGTGATGTAGCCCGAGCGCCGGCTGCCGTCCAGGGACTGGGACGGGGTGAGCAGCGGGCCCCCGGCGCCCCCGGATGGGCTGCGACTAGCTAGGTCCAGAGTGGGTGAGGGAGCCCCGGCCGAAGCGCCTTCTTGCTGCTCGGGATCCAAGTAGCCCAGGGGCAGCAGCTcgtcccctcctccccccatggAGCCCTCCTTGTACACCCCTCGCCGAGAATGGGGCGGCGGCGGACCCGGCCCGGGCTGCTGGGGAGCCCCGAGGCGGCGCACGAGCTCGGGCAGCTGGAAGTACTCCGCCTCCCGCTGCAACCGGCTGCGCTCGGGGAAGTAATCGGGCAGCACAAGCTGCAAGTCCCGCAAGTAATCCAAGATGTAGCGGAAAAGAAAGCCGTCCCGGTCCAGAAAGAAGCGTCCTTTGCTGTCCCGGGCCAGCTCCTGCGGCTGCTGCTGCGAGAACATACGCCAAAGCAGCGAGTCCGGCACGGACACCACGGTGCAGCGCCGGGTCACATAGACCTGGCCCCCCACGTTCAGCTCCACGATCTCGGGAAACAGAGGCGGCTCCGAGGAAGACGACGAAGAGCCGCTgccgcccccgccgccgccgcctccgttGGGTAATCCACGTGTGCTGTCCGCCAGAGCCATCGAGAAGACGCGGGTGGGAtggggatggaggaggaggaagagagagaagaaacagcaGACAGGAGCAGAGGAGGAGAGAGTCTCGGGCAGTCACCTTCCAGAGACAGCACCTGCTGCCCCGGCCCCGCAAAGGAGAGAGCGAGCCGCGGAGGCAGAGGGGAGCGCGCGGCTAGTGCGCCCGGGCGTGGGCTGCGCCGGGCGCCTCCAGCTCTTCCTGCGGCTGCGGGAGAGTCCCGGGTAGCGGCAGCCCGCTCCGTGTTTATGTAGAGCTGCCCGCTGCCGCCGCGACTCCCAGGAGGCGTGGGTGGATGCAGAGCTGCCGAGCGAGCTGGAGGCAGCTGAGACTGGGGCTCCCTCCTCACTCccagggcagggggaggggggacgagaagaggaggaggcagtcgcggaggaggaggagggggaagatggGGAATATATTTGCATGTTAAACGCTGACGTTGTGCCTTTCTCCAACCCCACCGGGCTCGCAGCTTGCAGAGCTGCGGCGGTGACCCTTCGCTTTGCCCTTCTCCACCCCACTCTCCTCCCCAGTTCCGCACGCAAAGCCCAGTTAGAGCCGCGCTCTATCCCTcaactttctctctcttctgtatTGAGAGAGAGGTGGGAGAGAGAAACTGGAGGGTTTAAGCAGGAAAGAGGCGTGGTCCTGGGCTTGGACTGAGAGCTCGGCATCTTTTAAGAACGCATGAAaaccttaagggaaaaaaaggtaaactTGCTGGGCTGTGCCTAGGAAAGTTGAAGCTCTCGCAGTTCTAATTAGGCAGCATCCTTACGTTACTGGAAGTTCTCCAGAGGGAATCAAGATCGACTAAAACACTCTCCACTCAGAGGTGGGGTGATTGGTGGACATTAATGTGAGTATTTCATAAGCGAGCTCATCTCCATTTAGTATACACCGCAGGGGGAGTCCCTTAACGTGTTGTTAAGGTTAAGAAGATTCCTTTAGTCTCCAAAATAGAGGAAACAAGTCTGGGGTTATAACGAACAATTTAGGTTCCCCATAGGAAGGAATTCCAAGTTGTATCACGCTGAGATAGACTACGTAGAGATTGAGATATCTTCGTGAAATAGCATTAAGATCCAGCTCTGATTATTTCAGTGAAATCTTGGCTGGGAGACCACAAGATCTGTCAAATTCCTCCTaaatccaaagagatttttttatttctaagcgATCAAACGCCAAGCGATTAGTATAACTGAATTCATTTAGAGATACTATTGTTTAGCCCTTATTCCTCTATTACGTACGAGCTTGCCCTGCCAGCTTATTTTatgtcttcagaattttttttttttttttttaagagcaggCAGTAGCTCGTGAGAGAAGAATGGCAAGAGCATTGACTCTGGAGCCCAGAAAACTGAGTGCTTTCTACCTGGGTTCTAGCTAGTCCCTGCTCCATTACTCATTAGCTTGGTCGATTAACTTTCCTTGGCCCCTCCGATGCTTTGGGAGTTAAGAAAGGACTCAGATCTCTGGTAGCTGGTTTTAAAGCTCTGCTGTTCTTCTGACCCCCAGTGGTGACAGCAGGCAGCTCTGTGTGTGTAGGCCATGTCAGGGCCTCTCCCACACTTCAATGAGAAAGTTTTCTTTTACAGATAATTTTTCTATGAGATAAGGTCAATAACGTTATCTCTAGGTTGTTGATAAGAAAGTCACTGCTATAGATGCTGCAAggaataaataaggaaagaatcAGTGCAGAATAAAAGGTTATATGTAACAAAGCAACAAGATGACAGAATAATTAAATTAAGTATAGGAAAATGAGCACTAGTTTTAGAGTCAAAGTGCATTCTTTAAAGATATACATTTAGAGAGGTCTTAGTGCTTATCTACTCCAGCcaatcaactcattttatagatgaggaacctgaggtcccaagatcacacagctagttaagagACAGAaccatgggcagctaggtgatacagtggatagagcaccagccctgaagtcagaaggacctgagttcaaatctgatctcagcttcttaacactttctaattgtgtgaccctgggtaggtcacttaaccccaattgcctcaggaaaaaaaaaaaaagagagagagccagaACTCAAATCCTGAATCTCTATCTATAAATCATCTGTATGTTTCTCTTTGCCACATTGCTTGTGACTTAAATTGAAGTCCTGGCTCAATCACTTCTTAGCCAGGTGATCTCAGGCTGGTTCTCATTTTTCCCTATTTAGGGTTCTATCCAGTTCTAACATCTTTAGTAGTCAACTTGATCAGTATAAATGAATAGTTAAACTAAAGAAGATTCCCCCAAACAATCTTTCAATGCTGAGCTTACCAACTAATTTTCCCAATAAATGTCATCCTTAGTTTCAGATGTTGCCTTCTGTGAGAATACACATAAAAGCTCCAGAGAAGATTTCTACATTTTAGGTAGGATATTTTATGGAAAATCTCTGGAAGGGCAGACAGGGACACAATAATTGAGTGGGATGAAAAGGCATGGCTAGATTACTGTCTGCAATGATAGAGGAAATCCTCTATGATGAGATCAAATATCTTTTCCcacacttttttatttgtttttatgactAATAGATAACACTGAGTTCCAAATAAACCAGTACCAAATTTGGGAGTTGGAGAAGCTTTATTGTTGAGCAGCTATGCTTGTGAAAAGATGCTACAAAAGCAGCAGTCTTTGGCTCCATAAAACCAATAAAATTGTTCTTTACTGTTCATACTACTCTGATTTGGGAGTCATAGGTATTAACTCTGTAGAATTTTCTTATCTGATATTCCCTTCTATGAATTGTATCTATTTACTaataagttgttttcttttagaGATAGCTAGATGGTAAAGGGGAcagaatgctggatctggagtcaggaagacttgaattcaaatctagccttagataattactagctatgtcatcctgggcaattcacttaatgtttgcctttatttctcacctttaaaatggaGGAATAATGATAATTCCTACCTCCAGGATCTTTGCAAGAGTCAGTGAAATAGTATTTGTAAGGTATgtggcacagtacctggcacagtatctggcacatagtaaatacttaataaatattgtttttcttaccttcttccttttgatttggaggtttgaatatattttcccatataaataatacagaaaataataattagatCTTCAGTACATTCAGAGTTTCATGGAGGAATACCAGGAACACAACTCTAATACTTCAGCAGGCAGAACTGAATTCTCTTCCTCCAATATGGCAGTCCACAAGGCTTTGGTTTacctgctttatttatttttctttttgctcagcTAAGCAGTGGAAGCAGAATTTCCCCCAGCTCCAAGTTAATGATGATGGTTCTACCAATCATATGACTATAATCTGCAATTGAACAAGTTTCTAGGTAAGAAATGGAGCgcagagaaaataattgaatgaTGGTAAGGGATAGAGTTAGTTTCAAACAATAGCAAGCTGAgggaagaaagattaaaaaacgGGAAATAAAGAGGGAAGAAGCTATGTAACCCATAGTTTCTAAGTAGTAATTCCTCTATTAAAGATTATGCTCAAACATTCAAATACAGAAATAGATTTGTGATAATCCTTAAACATATCCTTCCATAAACTCACCACATGTGGTCCATTTAATATACTGAAGGTCCCCCTTGCTTTTTCTTAATATCATTTAGATTCCAGTAGAGTACAAGGGCTTTCCATAGCTTAAGAATTATATGAATCCCTCATCACAGAATGTTATTGATGAAAGAAATCACATaaattatctagtccaaacccttcatttgacagatgaggataTTGAAGCCAAATTGGATAATGTGTCTTACCCAAGTTTGTATGGCCAACGAATTATAGagctagaatatatatatatatatatatatatatatatatatatatatatatatatatatatatatatacaaacatgcatacatatatgtgtgtgcatacatgtgagtggatatagatacacatacatgtcACCATTATCTCTACAATCTAATGCTGTTtccaaggaaagaaaatgaatagagaGTACATTGGGAACAACCCATTTCCTACAAACATATATACGTATGGCAATTTATTGGCAGGAAAGTCTATTTTCAGAAGGTAAACATTCAGAAGAATAGGAAACAtccaataatatatttaaaatatagctATATGCTGTGAGAATGACTTATTTATGAATTCTTCTATATTTTACTTCAAATCTATTGGTTTGTGAAATTCAGAAGTAAAAAAATGTTCCAAGAATATTGGTAAAGTGAACCAAAGATATTTGGTCCTATGGATCCCAAGTAGATGAACTGTTTTCATCTCAGAGAGGAGAACCAGGGAAGGAATAGCTAGGTGGTGATGTACAAATAAGAATATTATGTTAGTGGAATGTTATATAAAGGATcacaagaaagagaagaaaaaatttgaaagaagcAAAAACTTAAGTGGAGGGcaaaaatgggaaactgaggaaaggtGAGTGCAACAATATagtgaaggaaagagagacaataaaataaatgGCTGTGGGAAGAGGCAGGATCAAAAAATATCCCATGCAAATATTTAAGCTATTTATCATCCTTTCTACATCTGTGAATCTCTTTTATATGCAGACACTTGTGAAAGTCATTGACTTCAAAGGGCTCTCTGGATATGGAAGAAGATAAGAATTGGACACACGGggattaaataaaatgaagattaaataaaTCTGAAAGAAGTCGGATACTGAAAGACTTTTAGAAAAAGATGTTCCAACAtctaaaagaaaaggagaaagcttTCTGTCCAGAGTGATGCCAAAGTGTTGTGACTAGGAAATAAAACCTTAATGTGCAGTGACATGTTTGTTCTTTTACATGTCTATACTGTTGAAACTAATCAAAGGAacaaaagttctttataaatatttcggGAGCATGTTTGGaatgttctatttttttgtcCTTATAAACAGAGCATAAAAACATTAGCCACGGAGTTAACATAAATTCCAAAGTGGGTCTAAGGATGAACAAGGTCCAAAATGTTGATGAATCCTGGGCCCTAATTCCTTTCTTCTGTCATTGTTGACACCATTGTAGTGAATTCCTTAGGACCAAAAACCTTGAGGCTGTCAACCAAGTAACTGGTCTTAGCCAATTTCCTGCTCAGTTGTATTCTCACAATAAGTATGTATGTCTTTCAAGGTCTCTCTGGAGAACTCTGGAATTGATAGTGAGATAGTGAGATACTAGCACAGAAgggatatcaaaaaaaaaaaaaaaaaaaaagatactgtgcTTTTtatgcaaagcagaattgcaatagctcaaaagaaatgagagatgcacaaatttagagacatttctaCTCCAAATGGATTTATCTGGATTAGTTCATCTGGACTGTTTATTACTtacctgtggtagagccttctgagctccGCTTCACTATATCTTGATTCCAATATAATTAAGTCATTTTGATGCTCTTGGAGAATGAAGTTCAACAATCAACCATGTTTGTTTTTTAggaggttattttaaaaaaaaattcaatgctATCTATGAAGCAGCCACATTCTtagtttatttcttcatttttattctaatcTTTAGATAAAAGCAAGATGATCCCTTTTCAAAATGCTGAGATCCAGGTTCCAATATTCCAAAAGAACAATACACAATTTGTTTTCTGAGCTTCATTAACTGGAAGAAGTCACTCCAACTATGCCATTACTTGTTATGCAAAGCATATAAACAGTCAGGTCACCTATATCTAAACTTGATGGATTCAGATAGGGATGGTAAAATGTCTGAATGTGAGAATTTGAAGGTGTGGCCTTAAAATTATCTGATGAAAATCTTGTAATGTTTGACTGTGAATATTAATAGCTGCCACTTATGTGGGGTTTTATCTTTGAAAAGCACTGAACATGCACCATCTCATTTAATCATTAAACCCCTAGAGATaggtataattttctttatgttataaatgaggaagcaTTACAAATAATACATTACAAATAGTCTGATTCCcgttttatagattaaaaatgtcAGAAAGATGAATGGATTTGCCCATTGTTTCATAGCTACTAACCAGTAGAGCTGGGATTTAAAGCTAACTCTTCTGActctagatggtgcagtggatattgTGCTGTATCTGGAGTCTGGCAGATtcaacttcatgagttcaaatccagcctcagacacttttctAAgtatgggatcctgggcaagtcatttcaccttgtttgcttccgtttcctcattggtaaaatgagttggagaagaaaatgtcaaacatttcagcatctttaccaagaaaaccccaaatagggtcacaaggAATCAGGCACagctaaaaaataacaacaaattctaTGGTTCTTCCCTGTATGCTACCATCCCTTTCCAATATAGCAACAGGATTGGTTTTTTAAACCAAAGTATCAAAAACAGTGTTGTTAAAAAATAGCAATTCCCTGGAAAAGCTGATCACCTGAAATCTCATCACTATGCAGAATGTTAGTTTTTGATACCTAATACCTTTTCAACTCCCTCAGTTACTTCTCCCTTCTTATTCTAGTGCTGCAGGGTAAAGCAATAAACTCCTCTGAAAACCTTCCTTTTATTTATATAGAGGACTTAGAGTTCCCAGGTAACATTTCTGCTTGGTTTTGACTCCATAGAACATCTTCCACACCCTCATCCCCATCCCCTGCAGTGTACTCCACAGTGACACTTCCCTTactttccagctttcttttgtgtgttttttcccctttgcattGCCCTCTTAGAAggaaaagtataattttctttttcttatttataaccACAACACTtaacctggcacatagaaggcatttaatacatttttatcaaattgaaatgatttttttcaatgatacTGTCACTCAGAGCATTTTTGAAACCCCTCTTTGGAAATTGCCTTTAAATTGAAGTTACAAACCATATTAGGAAACTAGAATTTGTTACTTTATAGTCACAAGTTGTAATTATTTGGGTGagcctataaaagaaaaatccagTAATGTAGCACCTCCCAATCCAAATTTACCCATCTGAAGTGGATCTAAAAAATATGGTTTAGGACAGGCCACTAGTCCTAGTCTTAGACATTCTAGAAAGGGTCTGAAATCCCatattacaactaaaaatgctctGATTTTCTTGGGATCATCTCAACTAAGATTGACCTTGAGACTGATTCCAAagttcccctccctctcctgaattcaaacccacaAGAGTGAAATTAGTTCAGAATGAGGCCAGCCTCTAGGCAAAGGTAGTTTCTGCTTGGAgtattttttgacattttattcaGGGCTAGATAATAGGTTTTTTTAAAGCTTCCCATGATAGAGTTCTCTAATGGGCTGAATGATCCTGAGTTTAGGTTAGTCAGAAGGAAGAAAGGCTGAATCAACTAATGAGATTTTAACATGTGGTTCCAGTATGTCTGCATATTTCACTGTGAGGTTTAGGACATTAAGCCAAGTCTCTGACTAGACTGCCCTGGTCGGCTTCCCATATAATTACAAGATTGTTTAGTGTAatagggggtgggggaaaggaaaatcTGCTCATTTTGTTTCCTAACTAGTTACAGAGAAATGAGCTGTTTTGAAGCAAAAGCTCAAAATATGCTGAAACTCAAAATTATCAACTGTTCAATGAGATTCCTTGCTTTCCTGCATTTCCAATATCCAAGCAGCATGCTTTGAAGGGTTGTTCCCACTGATTACATTCTCAAATATTCCTCTCAAGAGTTCAATAAATGAATGGTGACTGAATCCATAAAGCAAAGTAAAGGAATAGAAATGGACAGGAAATAAGACACAGTGTCCTAAAATATGGGACATCtacattttaagctttaatagtttaaaattacTAAGACTTGGTATACTTCATATCATATACTTCTCCCATTTATAATTCATAATTTGCAAACCAATTTCCTTACAATGATTTTGTAAGCTAAGTAATGCAAacactattatctccattttatagacaaagaaattgtGACTCCAAAAGCTTAAATGATGTGCCTAGAATAGTCATATCTCCCGACTCCAAATCCTGAAATCCAATCATCATACCATGTTGTTTCTGAAAAGGCTGATCTTCAACCCCATTGAAAATTTAACTAGCATTATATATTTGCCCAAGAAAATTTGCAAAGTTTGGCCGAAATATTGGaacttcaattatttttcaaagtagaatttgtaattaaaaaagcaaattgttaaacTAGTTAGTGAATATCTAGTCCTTTTTtgccatcacacacacacacacacacacacacacacacacacacacacataaaagtttctataaatatttgtgtacatatggaccttttttttaaaaaaaaatctttttttgaagtATATAGGTTTAgagtattgctgagtcaaagggtatggcCTGTTTagtaaaaaattacttttctgaATTGTTATACCCATTCACAGATTCCCCAACAGTGGATGAATGTATCtgtttttcccatttaccatcttTGTCACCCTGATGTGTGTGAGGCAGACtctcagaactgttttaatttgcagcTTGAATTGCagttattttaagcatttttttcatataattatacataggctgggttttttcccttgaaaactaCTTGTTCACATTCTTCTTGTTTGTTCTTTGTGCCTGAataggaccaaaatgatattagGGTCACGTACAGGCAGTGGCTGATCATATGTCTGATGGTAGCTGATCATACCAATAGAAGTTCAAAACACTCCACGGAAGTTGGGTGCATTCTTAGacaatttgtcaattggggagtagatcttattttcataaatttgaattAGTACTTGCAAATTTCACTTTCATCAAATAAACTTGCTTCAAAGATCTTTTTCCCAGTTGTTTCCCTTTTGACCTTGCTCTACTgtatttatttgtgcaaaaacttgaTCATTTTACTCCTGTTCAATTTCTATGAATAAGGAAGGATAGAATAGATGGAGTTTTATAAGACTATATAAGGATGTTTTGGGTAGTGTTACTTCAACAATTCAAGCTAATTTTAGTCCTGGCTGCAATGGAAGATGGCAAAGGGGAATTCTAAGCAACAGAGTAAAACAATAGTTTGTGAAGTTGTTTTCATCTTCAGAAACCAACATACAGCAAATGTAGATACCTTCCTAAACACAAGAGGAAGCATAATCGGAGTTCTAAGGCTAAAAAATGTAAACATTAGTACTGGTCAAATAGGGTACCTAAAGATTCTCTACTGGCAGCTCAGGAATGATATCCTGAAGGAACATCACCTAAACTTAAAAGACCAATTGCTATAGCATTCAGTTTGTCTTGAAGATTCAATTGCTCATTAAAATAAATGTGCCATATCAAAAAGTAATTGTTTCATCTGATCACTGAGCATCTTAGtcaaatattgatattttaaaatgcaggTTAACAATCTACTCTATTCACCAAACAGTTTATTTAGTCATTTGGTTTCATCTTAGACTATTTTGTTTTTGGGGAACTGGGCTATTCCCCTTTGTCAATTAAGAAGTGAGGGTCAGCCTGGTTTAAGGGTTAGGGTGCTGATCCAGGAAGACTTGGACAAATTTCACACTTACTGGCTCCCTCACTTGACTGCATTTCAGTTAATCagtaaaatggtatttacatcTATAGTACCTAATCACATAATAGTTATGGAATTCAGGTGACATAGTGTGCGAAAAATGTTTCAAACTTTGAATTGTGATTAAAATgtctgacttaaaaaaaaacaattcaacactaagtaagcatctattatatatgACATTGTgtattagagattaaaaaaaataaaaaaccaaatggttcttgacctcaaggagcttactttctactaGAAAGGTCTCAGAAGCCAAACACCTCTTTCTGTCCCATGCATAAGAATATTTCAGGCTGTTCCTGGCTAGGGGCCAGTGATTTTTAGATTAGGTTGGAGGCTGACAGATAGCCTGGAACTGACCTGCATAGAAGAAATCACTGTAGCAATTCTGTTTCTTTGAAATTTGCTTTCCATAGAGGTTtcataaggaaaagaaaacttatgCTTGCCTCAAGGTAAACATGGATCTTGTCAAGCTGTGGCAGATGATGCTAGAGATGAAAACACAACATATACAAAACTCATGCCCAACAAGAGCTGTAAAAGGAATAAGAACTGATGCTTAATATTTGGTCTTATTGTTCCCCTTCAGATCCATAAGCAAACTAGAAATGCCCCTTCCCAGTCCAACTGCCACAGTAGTTGCATATCTGCTGGCAAAAAAGCAATGTGTTATAGCAAACATGGagatgtatatgtttgtgtatatgtgcatttTTAAAGATATACACATTTTCCATGTACACAAAAATGCTGCAATCATGGGATTTGAgttttagatttggaagagagTTCAGGGGTACTCTAGTTCAGCTTCCAATAAGAGATTTGCATCtgtacataatagatatttatcaATAGACTGACTAATGAAGGAATTAGAGAGACCAGGAATACTTTGATTGGGTTTGTTAATAACTGTATACTCAACCTATTCCATAAATCTTTCTCACCCTGAGCTTTGGGCTAGCATTTTTAGTTCATTGGAAACAAGTAGGCAGAATAGTTATACATAGAACTGCCTGAGACCTGTCTAACAaaattcatgtttaaaaaaaaaagaataaaaatgtatatcttgGGAATTATTGATTAGTAAATTTCCTATTAATTTCAAGCAGAACTCTAAAAAGGGCTATACATTGGGGGTTTGTCACCCTTTAAAGAAGGCAATAATAATGACATGGAAGTAGCAAAGGGTTCACTAAGAGCTAGTCATTCCAAatagcttcattttctttttttgaaaagatTGCTAGGCTGATAATTTAGAAGACTGTCATAGACATATCAAATGCAGATGTGAACAAGATATTTGAAAAAAGTCAGGCATTCTCTCTCCCACTCCCTTCCCAAAGATGTAGGTCAATCTAATCCATGCTTATTCCTCCTTTGTGGCTCTCAACCATTTCCTCCCACAAACTCATCAAAAGGAATTCACTCAGTGCACTCAGAGtcttccttgcatttttctaacaTTTCTTGGATATCAGTAGAATATAAAA from Sminthopsis crassicaudata isolate SCR6 chromosome 3, ASM4859323v1, whole genome shotgun sequence includes these protein-coding regions:
- the KCTD12 gene encoding BTB/POZ domain-containing protein KCTD12 encodes the protein MALADSTRGLPNGGGGGGGGSGSSSSSSEPPLFPEIVELNVGGQVYVTRRCTVVSVPDSLLWRMFSQQQPQELARDSKGRFFLDRDGFLFRYILDYLRDLQLVLPDYFPERSRLQREAEYFQLPELVRRLGAPQQPGPGPPPPHSRRGVYKEGSMGGGGDELLPLGYLDPEQQEGASAGAPSPTLDLASRSPSGGAGGPLLTPSQSLDGSRRSGYITIGYRGSYTIGRDAQADAKFRRVARITVCGKTSLAKEVFGETLNESRDPDRPPERYTSRYYLKFNFLEQAFDKLSESGFHMVACSSTGTCAFASSTDQSEDKIWTSYTEYVFCRE